GACCCTTAGGGTTTAACTTTGTAGTGCGTTTTTAGAAAGCAGTAAAAAAAGTAGAAGATTTTGCGCCCTACCTTTGGGAGTTTCGAAAAATGTAGCTACCTTTGCAAGTCCGTTGAGTAGCGTAAGCGATTTGCTCAACGGATTTTTGTTTATATTCTTGATAATCAGTGAGTTAAAATGGACGCATTAAGTTACAAAACCCAAATGGTCGCTAAACAAGACGCTCCTTCGGAGTGGATAGTGATTGATGCAGAGGGTATGGTCTTGGGTCGTTTGGCGAGTGAAGTAGCAAAAAGACTTCGCGGCAAACACAAGCCTTCTTACACTCCGCACACTGAATGTGGCGACAACGTTATCGTTATCAACGCGGATAAAATCCGCATGACAGGCAATAAGTGGGACGATAAAGAACTTATCTCTCATACAGGCTACCCCGGCGGTCAGCGCGTAACTACGCCTCGCAAGTTGATGGAAAAATTCCCTACCCGTTTGGTGGAGCGTGCCGTAAAAGGCATGTTGCCTCACAATCGCTTAGGACGCGCCTTGTATCGCAACTTACACGTGTATGCAGGCGGCGAACACAAACATCAAGCTCAACAACCTAAAACCATCACACTCTAAATGGAAACATATCACGCAATAGGCAGACGCAAAACGTCCGTAGCGCGCGTGTACATGAAACCCGGCGCAGGCAACATCACCATCAACGGACGCACCTTCGAGGATTATTTCCCTACCGAAGTGCTTCGCATTATCGTACAGCAGCCCTTGAAAGTTGCCGATAAAGATGGTGCATTCGATTTCAACATCAACCTTCAAGGCGGTGGCGTAAAAGGACAAGCCGAAGCAGTACGCTTGGGTATCTCTCGCGCCCTCTTGGAAGTAGATGCTGAACTTCGTGCGGTCTTGAAGCCTGAAGGTTTCCTTACGCGCGATTCGCGTATGGTAGAACGCAAGAAATACGGTCGTAGAAAAGCACGCCGTCGTTTTCAGTTCAGCAAACGCTAATCCTTTCTTTTCCCTTGGGGCTACCCTTTCGCCCCGTTTTTTTGTATCTTATTCCAATTCCATAATCCGAATGCTCGGTTTTCGCCCTTTTAATTTGACATCGCCCCAAACGCGCTACGCTATTTTGAATAACCCGCGCCTACTAAGCCGATGAAACAAAGTAAAAACCGACCTTCTTCAAATACCCATCTCTATGTCAGTAAAAGTAGAATACAAAGACCTACTCGATGCGGGCGTGCATTTCGGTCACTTAAAGCGCAAATGGAATCCGCGCATGGCTCCTTACATCTTCATGGAGCGCAACGGTATCCATATCATCGACCTTAATAAGACCCTCGCGTCTTTGGAACGTGCTGCTGCTGCGGTGAAAGATATGTCGCGCAAAGGAAAGAAAATCCTTTTCGTCGCTACCAAAAAGCAAGCACAAGAAGTTGTAAAGCAAAGAGCCGAAGAATTAGGCATGCCTTACGTTACGGAAAGATGGTTAGGTGGTATGCTTACCAACTTCAATACGGTCAAGAAGTCTATCAAAAAGATGCAATCGACCGAGCGTTTGATGAAAAGCGACAACTATAAAAACTTAGCCAAGCGCGAGCGTCTGATGATTTCGCGCGAGCAAGAGAAGTTAGAGCGCGTTTTAGGTGGTATTGCCAACATCAACCGCACCCCTGCTGCCTTGTTTATCGTCGATATTTCGCGTGAACACATAGCTGTAAAAGAGGCTAAACGCTTAGGTATCCCTGTTATTGCGATGGTCGATACCAATTCCGACCCTGAATCTGTAGATTTCGCCATCCCTGCCAACGACGACGCATTCAAGTCCATCTCACTGATTACCGAAGTTATCGCACAGGCTATCAAGGAAGGCGAACAAGAGCGCAAAGAGGAAAAAGCCGAAGCGCAGCGTCGTGAAGAGGAAGAAAAGAAACGCGCCATAGACGAAAAACCTGCCGCAACCAAAGAAACTGCCGCAGACGAGGAATAAGCAAAACCTCCGTTTATCGTTTTCCCCACTCTGTTCTCACGTATTGAAAACCCCTGACCTTGTGTTGGGGGTTTGTAAAACATCACCTCCTTGTTTTTTTTATCCTTATGAAAGATACCAAACAAAAAATAGAGAAGCGTATCAGCGAACTAACCGCAGCGCAAGCGGCGATGTTAGGCAAGAAAAAAGCTGAACGCGACGCAGCCGCCCTCGCTACTATCCGTACCGAACTCAACGGCTTGAAGTCTGCCGCTGCTGCCCTTTACAGAGGCAACGCCCTTAGCGAGGAGCAGAACGCCATAGTAGCCAAATACTAAGGCGCACTTCTGTCAACCATAGACCTCTCTTATAGCACGTCTTAGGAGTGATTCCTACCTTTGTCCTTGTTTTGCGCAGCCGCTGGCGGCAGCAAGGCAAGGATAAAAGAATCACTCTTTTTGACATGAAAGCAGTTTAGGTCGCCTATCAATACAAAAGCCCACAGACGCG
Above is a genomic segment from Hugenholtzia roseola DSM 9546 containing:
- the rplM gene encoding 50S ribosomal protein L13: MDALSYKTQMVAKQDAPSEWIVIDAEGMVLGRLASEVAKRLRGKHKPSYTPHTECGDNVIVINADKIRMTGNKWDDKELISHTGYPGGQRVTTPRKLMEKFPTRLVERAVKGMLPHNRLGRALYRNLHVYAGGEHKHQAQQPKTITL
- the rpsI gene encoding 30S ribosomal protein S9, with the translated sequence METYHAIGRRKTSVARVYMKPGAGNITINGRTFEDYFPTEVLRIIVQQPLKVADKDGAFDFNINLQGGGVKGQAEAVRLGISRALLEVDAELRAVLKPEGFLTRDSRMVERKKYGRRKARRRFQFSKR
- the rpsB gene encoding 30S ribosomal protein S2, whose amino-acid sequence is MSVKVEYKDLLDAGVHFGHLKRKWNPRMAPYIFMERNGIHIIDLNKTLASLERAAAAVKDMSRKGKKILFVATKKQAQEVVKQRAEELGMPYVTERWLGGMLTNFNTVKKSIKKMQSTERLMKSDNYKNLAKRERLMISREQEKLERVLGGIANINRTPAALFIVDISREHIAVKEAKRLGIPVIAMVDTNSDPESVDFAIPANDDAFKSISLITEVIAQAIKEGEQERKEEKAEAQRREEEEKKRAIDEKPAATKETAADEE